From the genome of Clostridium sp. BNL1100, one region includes:
- a CDS encoding zf-HC2 domain-containing protein, translating to MDFCKESDYYVSLYIDDMLEEAIKIEFEKHINECSKCSQKVKEALALAELCRESGDIMLPQNFSSSLHDRLVDVAENQKVNKGRLFIYNKKLIAVLSTAAVLVISLVAYSMLPHTDLNRQAAGISTGITASNSTEASAKDSAISTQESVQNFSAQEGNNNESQPSSDKFAADNSKSTVKDYPKKRVFEEKGENKAVSKSSQSTKKTDEESKEKTESVYKAKIAEETATLQYFSNTAEMTLNSATQDKECENKALKGLMSELGGKELTADDKAIVIMAQNNYADFVITLESFTKIQQLANDKYNLDISIKLPVTKENITDQYKELEKQRDELTQQISNMEIKGENTLTLEKERDDLSQKMDEIVKNSGMITVRIFFADK from the coding sequence ATGGATTTTTGCAAGGAATCAGATTACTATGTATCTTTATATATTGATGACATGCTGGAAGAGGCAATAAAAATAGAATTTGAAAAGCATATAAATGAGTGCAGTAAATGTTCTCAAAAGGTCAAGGAAGCTTTAGCTCTGGCAGAGTTGTGCAGAGAAAGCGGCGATATTATGTTGCCACAGAATTTTTCGTCTTCCCTCCATGACAGGCTGGTAGACGTCGCGGAAAATCAAAAAGTAAATAAAGGCAGGTTGTTTATATATAATAAAAAGTTAATTGCGGTGCTGTCAACGGCTGCTGTACTGGTAATATCCTTAGTGGCATACAGTATGCTTCCTCATACAGATTTAAACCGGCAGGCTGCCGGTATTTCTACAGGTATAACTGCTTCTAATTCTACTGAGGCTAGTGCAAAGGATTCTGCTATTTCCACACAGGAATCAGTACAGAACTTTAGTGCCCAAGAGGGTAATAATAATGAAAGCCAACCTTCATCCGACAAATTTGCAGCTGACAACAGCAAGAGTACAGTGAAAGATTACCCGAAAAAAAGAGTTTTTGAGGAAAAAGGTGAAAACAAAGCTGTATCAAAATCAAGTCAAAGTACGAAAAAAACGGATGAAGAATCAAAAGAGAAAACAGAGTCAGTATACAAAGCAAAAATTGCTGAAGAAACTGCTACCCTGCAGTATTTTTCAAATACTGCGGAAATGACTTTAAATTCGGCAACTCAGGATAAAGAATGTGAAAATAAAGCCTTAAAAGGCTTAATGTCAGAGTTAGGAGGCAAAGAGCTAACTGCTGATGACAAAGCTATAGTTATTATGGCTCAAAATAATTATGCTGATTTTGTAATAACGTTAGAATCATTTACTAAAATTCAGCAGTTGGCTAATGATAAATATAATCTGGACATTAGCATAAAGCTACCTGTTACAAAAGAGAATATAACTGATCAATATAAAGAACTTGAAAAACAGAGGGATGAATTGACCCAGCAAATCAGCAATATGGAAATAAAAGGTGAAAATACGTTAACTCTGGAAAAAGAAAGAGATGATTTATCGCAAAAGATGGATGAGATTGTAAAGAATAGTGGTATGATAACGGTAAGAATATTTTTTGCAGATAAATAA
- a CDS encoding sigma-70 family RNA polymerase sigma factor, with protein METINENNLLHKARNGDVGAFEELTTVYYSKVYSICYRMLNNTEDAYEQAQETFIKAFKYIKSFKGNCAISTWLYRIATNVCLDFIRKNKKRKVVSIEQSTFEDLQLKDSLVSDNPGPEKVAETNAQKQAIKAAMDKMNEKNRLVIILRDFMGLSYDEISDTMKIPVGTVKSRISRARNELRELLCKDKEHLFTDYVK; from the coding sequence ATGGAAACAATAAATGAAAACAACTTGTTGCACAAGGCACGCAACGGGGACGTAGGGGCATTTGAAGAGCTTACGACTGTTTACTATTCAAAAGTATACAGTATTTGCTACAGGATGCTCAATAACACCGAAGATGCATATGAACAGGCTCAGGAGACATTTATAAAGGCTTTTAAGTACATAAAAAGCTTTAAAGGGAATTGTGCCATATCTACGTGGCTTTACAGAATTGCAACTAATGTATGTCTGGACTTTATTAGAAAAAACAAGAAAAGGAAAGTAGTCTCCATAGAGCAGAGCACTTTTGAGGATTTACAGCTGAAAGACAGTCTGGTTTCAGATAATCCGGGGCCGGAAAAAGTAGCAGAGACCAATGCACAGAAACAGGCCATTAAAGCTGCCATGGATAAAATGAACGAAAAAAACCGCTTGGTAATCATACTCCGTGATTTTATGGGACTTAGTTATGATGAAATATCGGATACAATGAAAATTCCTGTTGGCACCGTGAAATCAAGAATCAGCAGGGCCAGAAACGAGCTAAGGGAATTATTATGCAAGGATAAGGAACATTTATTTACCGATTACGTCAAATAA
- a CDS encoding response regulator, with translation MISTILVTDDNILDNAILRNYLYKERVNIVSVLNGREALDMVESRNVDVIILDLVMPVLDGFGFLEEFCKMSSYKEIPVIIASNIEMDQIEKVLNYDIYDFIPKPINEINRMVVVNKVRKAIQFRKMISQLKLLESKVTHSPG, from the coding sequence ATGATTAGTACTATCCTTGTAACTGATGATAATATCCTGGACAATGCAATACTAAGAAATTATCTTTACAAAGAACGTGTTAATATAGTTTCAGTCCTTAATGGACGAGAAGCTCTGGATATGGTAGAAAGCAGAAATGTTGATGTTATAATACTTGATTTGGTAATGCCGGTTTTAGATGGGTTTGGTTTTCTTGAGGAATTCTGCAAAATGAGTTCTTATAAGGAAATACCGGTAATAATTGCATCCAACATAGAAATGGATCAAATTGAAAAAGTGTTGAATTACGATATTTATGATTTTATCCCAAAACCAATTAATGAGATTAACAGAATGGTGGTAGTAAATAAGGTTAGAAAAGCCATACAATTCAGAAAGATGATTAGTCAACTTAAATTACTTGAATCTAAAGTAACACACTCACCCGGATAA
- a CDS encoding UDP-N-acetylglucosamine 1-carboxyvinyltransferase has protein sequence MSKIIVTGGKKLKGEIEIEGAKNAVLPILAATILNRGENVIKNCPMFKDVEVIIEILRTIGCKVKVEDNVVTVDSSTLSSTEVPEHLAAEMRSSIILMGPLLAREGKVTISYPGECVTLDSSNLS, from the coding sequence ATGAGCAAAATAATAGTCACGGGAGGTAAAAAATTAAAAGGTGAAATAGAAATTGAGGGTGCCAAAAACGCTGTTTTACCAATATTAGCTGCTACAATTCTTAATCGTGGCGAGAATGTAATCAAAAATTGTCCGATGTTTAAGGATGTGGAAGTTATAATTGAAATTTTAAGAACTATCGGCTGCAAAGTAAAAGTAGAAGATAACGTTGTTACTGTGGATTCATCAACATTATCATCTACAGAGGTTCCCGAACATCTCGCCGCAGAAATGAGATCATCAATAATATTAATGGGTCCTTTACTGGCCAGAGAAGGAAAAGTGACTATAAGTTATCCGGGTGAGTGTGTTACTTTAGATTCAAGTAATTTAAGTTGA
- a CDS encoding spore coat protein — protein MAELTDKEIMASILNERKLAASSLTNLILESSNQALRNDAKSILTRTFDEQKHVFDMMSQKGWYSVQNANQQEISQAQQKVKGIESQMG, from the coding sequence ATGGCAGAGTTAACTGATAAGGAAATAATGGCATCTATATTAAATGAAAGAAAGCTTGCTGCATCATCATTAACAAATTTGATTCTGGAAAGCTCCAATCAGGCTCTTAGAAACGATGCAAAGAGCATATTGACCAGAACTTTTGATGAACAGAAACATGTTTTTGATATGATGTCCCAAAAAGGCTGGTATTCTGTACAAAACGCAAACCAGCAGGAGATTTCACAAGCACAGCAAAAGGTTAAGGGTATAGAATCCCAAATGGGATAA
- a CDS encoding TrkH family potassium uptake protein, with protein MKMRKIKNKEHHLLNIAPSKLLVLSFAVLILTGAILLSMPFSSRSGEWTPFINALFTSTSASCITGLVVYDTYTYWSTAGQIIILTLIQVGALGIITLATFFSLLLKKKVGLKGMLIAQESINAFRYDEVLRLVRRIVTTTLLVETIGAILLSISFVPKFGAFGFYMSVFHSVSAFCNAGFDITSGAVSGKFLSITPFNNDPIVIYTISGLIIVGGLGFTVWRDLYEFRKNKALLFHTKLVLVITALLLVSGTLFFFANEYSNAKTLGPMNFFEKINAAFFQSTAARTAGFNSINLADMKEISKVFTVFLMFVGAAPGSTGGGIKVTTFGAVMIAVFSQIKGSGDVVLFKRKLHQYTVNKALSITGLSAILVVIITTAIVTIQSNFHVLDILYETTSAFGTVGLTLGPTPLLNTASKALIILTMFLGRVGPLSFAVALTLKSSKRTSDIVYPEAKILVG; from the coding sequence ATGAAAATGAGAAAAATAAAAAATAAGGAACATCATCTGTTAAATATTGCTCCATCAAAGCTTTTGGTTTTAAGTTTCGCAGTTTTGATACTAACAGGGGCCATACTTTTGTCCATGCCGTTCTCCAGCAGATCGGGAGAATGGACACCTTTTATTAATGCCCTGTTTACCTCTACCTCGGCATCATGCATAACGGGCCTGGTAGTTTACGATACCTATACTTACTGGTCCACTGCAGGGCAAATAATTATATTAACATTGATTCAAGTCGGGGCTTTGGGGATTATTACTCTGGCAACATTCTTTTCTCTGTTATTAAAGAAAAAAGTCGGCTTAAAGGGGATGCTCATTGCTCAGGAATCCATTAATGCCTTCAGGTACGATGAAGTTCTGAGACTTGTCAGAAGAATTGTAACTACTACCCTGCTGGTTGAAACAATCGGGGCAATATTATTGTCTATTAGTTTTGTGCCCAAGTTCGGTGCCTTTGGCTTTTATATGAGTGTTTTTCACTCTGTTTCTGCCTTTTGTAATGCCGGCTTTGACATAACAAGCGGTGCCGTTAGCGGAAAATTCCTCAGCATTACACCTTTTAACAACGACCCTATAGTAATATACACTATTTCAGGTCTGATAATAGTTGGCGGACTAGGATTTACGGTTTGGAGAGATCTATATGAGTTCAGAAAAAACAAAGCACTCCTCTTTCATACAAAACTGGTCCTGGTTATAACTGCTCTACTTTTGGTATCCGGTACTCTATTTTTCTTTGCAAACGAATATAGCAATGCTAAAACGCTGGGACCTATGAACTTTTTTGAAAAAATTAATGCAGCCTTCTTTCAATCGACAGCAGCCAGAACAGCAGGCTTTAATTCAATTAACCTTGCCGATATGAAAGAGATATCAAAAGTCTTCACAGTTTTCCTTATGTTTGTAGGTGCTGCTCCCGGCTCCACCGGAGGTGGTATAAAGGTTACTACATTTGGCGCCGTGATGATTGCTGTTTTTTCACAAATAAAAGGCTCCGGGGATGTAGTTCTTTTTAAGAGAAAATTGCACCAGTATACAGTAAACAAAGCGCTTTCAATAACCGGACTAAGCGCTATTCTCGTGGTAATAATTACCACTGCCATTGTTACAATCCAAAGTAATTTCCATGTATTGGACATACTATATGAGACAACTTCCGCCTTTGGTACAGTAGGGCTAACTCTTGGCCCCACACCCTTACTGAATACCGCCAGTAAAGCACTCATTATTCTTACAATGTTTTTGGGAAGGGTCGGCCCTTTATCCTTTGCTGTAGCATTGACCCTGAAGTCCTCTAAAAGAACTTCCGACATTGTTTATCCTGAAGCCAAGATACTTGTAGGATAA
- the tyrS gene encoding tyrosine--tRNA ligase produces the protein MSSVFDVLKERGFIAQITHEEEVKKLLSEEKVTFYIGFDPTADSLHIGHFLQLMVMAHMQQAGHVPIVLIGGGTAMVGDPTGKNDMRKMMTREIVKHNADSFKTQISKFIDFSDNKAIMVDNSDWLMELNYVQFLRDVGVHFSVNRMLTAECFKSRMEKGLTFLEFNYMLMQSYDFLVLNKKYGCKMELGGDDQWSNILGGINLVRKSEGRDVYGMTFTLLTTSEGKKMGKTENGAVWLDPEKTTSYEFYQYWRNIADNDVENCLALMTFLPMDEVRRLGSLKDAGINEAKAVLAYEVTKIVHGEEEARKAKEAAEAIFGGKGQSDSIPFVEVKTADIEAGIKIIDLLMIAGLTPSKSEARRAVQQGGVLLNDEKITAFDYTVGTNDLVNGEMMLQKGKKNFVKVKIV, from the coding sequence GTGAGCAGTGTTTTTGATGTATTAAAGGAAAGAGGATTTATTGCACAGATTACCCATGAGGAAGAAGTAAAAAAGCTTTTAAGTGAAGAAAAGGTCACTTTCTATATCGGCTTTGATCCAACAGCAGACAGTTTGCATATAGGACATTTTCTACAGTTGATGGTTATGGCTCATATGCAGCAGGCGGGCCATGTACCTATAGTTCTCATAGGTGGCGGTACGGCCATGGTTGGAGACCCTACGGGTAAGAATGATATGAGAAAAATGATGACCAGGGAAATTGTCAAACACAATGCAGATAGTTTCAAAACTCAGATATCCAAGTTTATTGATTTTTCCGATAACAAGGCAATTATGGTTGACAATAGCGATTGGCTTATGGAGTTAAATTATGTTCAATTCCTTAGAGATGTTGGCGTACATTTTTCTGTAAACAGAATGCTTACTGCAGAATGTTTTAAATCAAGAATGGAAAAGGGCTTGACTTTCCTTGAATTTAACTACATGCTTATGCAAAGCTATGATTTTCTTGTTTTAAACAAAAAATATGGCTGTAAGATGGAGTTAGGCGGCGACGATCAGTGGTCAAATATTCTTGGAGGGATCAACCTAGTAAGAAAATCAGAGGGTAGGGATGTCTACGGAATGACCTTCACACTTCTGACTACAAGTGAAGGTAAGAAGATGGGCAAAACCGAGAACGGCGCAGTTTGGCTAGATCCTGAAAAGACTACCTCATACGAATTTTACCAATACTGGAGAAATATAGCTGATAATGATGTTGAGAATTGTCTAGCACTGATGACATTCCTTCCTATGGATGAGGTAAGAAGACTTGGTTCATTGAAAGATGCTGGAATAAACGAGGCAAAAGCAGTTCTGGCTTATGAGGTTACAAAAATCGTACACGGTGAAGAAGAGGCAAGAAAAGCCAAAGAAGCCGCAGAAGCAATATTCGGAGGAAAAGGCCAATCCGACAGTATACCGTTTGTTGAAGTGAAAACTGCTGATATTGAGGCGGGTATAAAAATAATTGATTTGCTGATGATTGCCGGACTTACCCCTTCAAAGAGTGAGGCAAGGAGAGCTGTTCAGCAGGGAGGGGTACTTCTGAACGACGAAAAGATAACCGCTTTTGATTACACGGTTGGTACAAATGACCTTGTCAACGGTGAAATGATGCTTCAGAAGGGCAAGAAGAACTTTGTAAAGGTAAAGATTGTGTAA
- a CDS encoding NAD-binding protein has product MYIVIAGGGKVGFYLIKTLLPYKHKIAVIEKQKELCEKIANQLNVCVVNGDGTNIEHLTECNVERADIFIAVTGKDEENLIACQLAKRNFGIKRTIARVNNPKNITVFEKLGVDIAVSSTSIIADLIEQEVDYSGMKTLMKLKNGKISLSEILLSSTSPVKNKKLKEINIPRECVLISVIREENVIIPNGDTLLLEGDHILAASSIQDQQELKDFFLG; this is encoded by the coding sequence ATGTATATAGTAATTGCCGGTGGAGGAAAAGTTGGATTTTATCTTATAAAAACCCTACTACCGTATAAACATAAAATAGCAGTTATTGAAAAGCAGAAAGAACTTTGTGAAAAGATTGCAAACCAGTTGAATGTTTGTGTAGTAAATGGAGATGGAACAAATATTGAGCATTTAACTGAATGTAATGTAGAGAGAGCGGACATATTTATTGCGGTTACAGGAAAGGATGAAGAAAACCTTATTGCCTGTCAGCTTGCAAAAAGAAATTTTGGCATAAAGCGTACCATAGCAAGGGTAAATAATCCAAAGAACATAACTGTCTTTGAAAAACTTGGTGTAGATATTGCAGTCAGCAGTACTTCAATAATTGCCGATTTAATAGAACAGGAAGTTGATTACTCAGGAATGAAAACTCTTATGAAATTGAAAAACGGTAAAATTTCTCTGAGTGAAATATTGCTATCTTCGACTTCCCCGGTAAAAAACAAAAAACTAAAGGAAATAAATATTCCAAGGGAATGTGTTTTAATTTCAGTTATAAGAGAAGAGAATGTAATAATACCAAACGGTGATACACTTTTGTTGGAGGGAGACCATATACTGGCTGCCTCATCCATACAGGATCAACAGGAATTAAAGGACTTTTTCCTGGGATAA
- a CDS encoding TrkA family potassium uptake protein produces MQVVIIGCGKVGAKFAQVLSEEGNEIVIVSNDPKAFKNLPPDFDGVTLTGVPIDQDVLKMAGIENADVLVAVTEDDNVNIMVCQVAKEIFKVPKVVARIYNPAREHVFHQFGLETICPTDITVNVMRAMVESNADVSTHNIGNTSVLFKHVNLADGYIGKRIDQVKLKQSMIFGIIRSGEFILANATGRLVKGDILVVADTTHKNNKEIN; encoded by the coding sequence ATAATAGGATGTGGAAAGGTTGGAGCAAAGTTTGCACAGGTTCTTTCTGAGGAAGGAAACGAAATTGTAATTGTTTCAAACGATCCGAAAGCTTTTAAAAATCTTCCACCTGACTTTGACGGAGTGACCTTGACGGGAGTACCTATTGATCAGGATGTTTTGAAAATGGCAGGTATAGAAAATGCTGATGTATTGGTGGCAGTAACGGAAGATGATAATGTAAACATCATGGTTTGTCAGGTGGCAAAAGAAATATTCAAGGTACCCAAGGTTGTTGCTAGAATTTATAACCCTGCACGTGAACATGTGTTTCATCAATTTGGTCTGGAAACTATTTGTCCAACCGATATTACTGTAAATGTAATGAGGGCTATGGTTGAGTCAAATGCTGATGTTAGTACACATAATATCGGAAATACCTCTGTATTATTCAAACATGTAAATTTAGCGGATGGTTATATAGGCAAAAGGATTGATCAGGTTAAGCTTAAACAGAGTATGATTTTTGGTATTATCCGGTCGGGAGAATTTATATTGGCTAATGCCACAGGACGATTAGTTAAAGGTGACATATTGGTTGTGGCGGATACTACCCATAAGAATAATAAGGAGATCAACTAA